From a region of the Oscarella lobularis chromosome 7, ooOscLobu1.1, whole genome shotgun sequence genome:
- the LOC136189660 gene encoding tRNA-uridine aminocarboxypropyltransferase 1-like isoform X1 — protein MNDDLRDSPFHDFFIDSFAPLKRAARDLCPKCRSSRKFFCYTCLNLVGLAPSTVPHVRLPWKVHIVKHEAERPGKSTAPHACILAPDSVQIHMYPDMPPCLLEKEVLLVYPSDDAVPLAALADSITTYDQVVFIDSTWSQAKSIVKDQRLEGIRRVRLSKAKTNFWRVQSKPNTFLATIEAIYYFFKELHEVKEKGVPYDGRYDNLLYFFAYQYMLIQQKRKATATTADPPTKTCDGAVE, from the exons ATGAATGACGATTTGCGTGATTCTCCTTTCCACGACTTCTTCATCGATTCTTTTGCGCCGTTAAA ACGGGCTGCACGAGACCTTTGTCCAAAATGTCGAAGTTCCCGAAAATTTTTCTGCTACACGTGCCTTAATCTTGTCGGATTGGCTCCGAGCACCGTTCCACACGTCCGATTGCCGTGGAAAGTTCACAT AGTTAAACACGAAGCGGAAAGGCCTGGAAAAAGCACCGCACCTCATGCTTGTATATTAGCTCCAGACTCGGTTCAGATTCATATGTATCCT GATATGCCTCCTTGCCTATTGGAGAAAGAA GTCCTACTAGTTTATCCATCAGAC GATGCAGTCCCATTAGCAGCACTAGCGGATTCAATTACCACATACGATCAAGTAGTGTTTATTGATTCTACTTGGTCACAAGCCAAATCTATAGTCAAA GATCAAAGGTTAGAGGGAATTCGACGGGTTCGTCTTAGCAAAGCAAAAACCAATTTTTGGCG GGTCCAATCCAAGCCTAATACTTTTCTAGCTACAATTGAGGCCATCTACTACTTTTTTAAAGAGCTGCACGAAGTGAAGGAGAAGGG CGTTCCATACGACGGAAGATATGACAATCTTCTCTACTTCTTCGCTTACCAGTACATGCTAATccaacaaaaaagaaaagcgacggctACGACGGCAGATCCCCCAACAAAAACCTGCGACGGAGCAGTAGAATAA
- the LOC136189662 gene encoding uncharacterized protein produces the protein MRVVTALLLTISYLYANADNNCILTEGLPQPTNGLNFCRKYTKNACCYPPHDLELEQALRTLLDTGDSCRIADIRDHPMSILYCLPCSPEQPKFVRDGKVYLCQSWVDRAFGSGKTLYKAHNLNTCGVLVSSPCVNVNETEIPNRDRYVCGDDYVFPNEGMSVETFLNSERSIGPLGLSVEDNYTFVVVNSTVNCFNSAETVQLNFLFVIAVAAATLIFLAEFTNAENLLTVFD, from the exons ATGCGCGTCGTCActgctcttcttctgacTATTTCGTACTTGTATGCTAATGCTGATAACAACTGTATCTTGACAGAAGGTCTACCGCAGCCg ACGAACGGTCTGAATTTCTGTCGAAAGTACACCAAAAACGCCTGCTGTTATCCGCCGCACGATCTCGAACTTGAACAGGCGCTGCGTACTCTCTTGG ACACGGGAGACAGTTGTAGAATAGCAGACATCAGAGACCATCCTATGAGCATTTTGTATTGTTTACCGTGTAGTCCCGAGCAACCGAAG TTTGTTAGAGACGGTAAGGTTTACTTGTGTCAATCATGGGTCGACAGAGCATTTGGCTCTGGGAAGACACTTTACAAAGCACAT AATTTGAATACGTGTGGAGTTCTTGTTTCAAGTCCTTGTGTAAATGTAAATGAAACAGAAATACCAAATCGAG ATCGATACGTTTGCGGTGATGATTATGTTTTTCCAAACGAAGGCATGTCAGTAGAAACGTTTCTTAATAGCGAAAGAAGCATTGGG CCTCTTGGTCTTTCTGTGGAAGATAACTATACATTTGTAGTCGTCAATTCAACTGTAAACTGTTTCAATTCTGCAGAAACAGTGCAGTTAAACTTTCTTTTTGTAATCGCTGTTGCAGCTGCCACACTCATTTTCCTTGCTGAGTTCACAAATGCAGAAAATTTACTAACAGTTTTTGATTGA
- the LOC136189656 gene encoding FYVE, RhoGEF and PH domain-containing protein 6-like has protein sequence METPKISATKSDDDVDGDETKLDAEEKSLEAQEETRQTLIRHWIEHFWSEAQKDDDDDDDDENDDDETDFGLRRKSTKRKKKVGGNRPVIVRVQKPEEEQGDHETTSVGGAGVEDQRDRFSGDGSFSRGEDIVVVAPPSRAESMRSSVASDDIAVKRPKCYYVAREILTSERTYFKGLLLVEKAFHGAIKTYNLSNKTPILTEPILRTIFSNVGELYEMHKGLMIDLENRLRIWDENPKIGDILRERAPYFRMYSAYSIAFEAAQTTLAHWQKKSPELADIVKRVESTPPCKSMPITSFMLMPIQRIPRYELLLQNYVKNLDPDSSDLIDAEEALKIVSQAALHMDEQCKKLDNFQKVIQIQRTLVGKETIVAPGREFVAKGPVTFIDGNQRIPSIFFLFSDILVVARNTKHGQYRVQFKIEVSEMKVQDRKTEVLPNGFSITELLLYVFEAKGADEKEKWLEVFEEAIKRSLEKRSSLTTASFPTNTLSTLLRKKKLKAQAEAEAKAADGSRPRLQSDEVDSERLKFMYDSEVGLHAFCQMSGYLKQKSRVYELWRKKWFELSGLRLFSFKSHDENEEPIGCQPLTGCSVSLFSKPLCFELTTPGGLTCIMQADSEHDLKKWMEVIALASEVVEE, from the exons ATGGAAACTCCGAAGATCAG TGCGActaaaagcgacgacgatgtcgacggGGACGAAACCAAATTAGatgcagaagagaagagcctCGAAGCACAAGAAGAGACGAGG CAAACTCTCATTCGTCACTGGATCGAGCACTTCTGGTCAGAAGCacaaaaagacgacgacgacgacgacgacgacgagaacgacgacgacgagaccgacTTCGGTctacgacgaaaatcgacgaaacgaaagaaaaaagtgggCGGTAACCGGCCTGTCATTGTCCGAGTGCAGAAGCCGGAGGAGGAGCAGGGGGATCATgagacgacgagcgtcgGCGGTGCTGGGGTCGAAGATCAACGCGATCGCTTTAGCGGCGACGGAAGTTTCAGTCGCGGCGaagacatcgtcgtcgttgcgccgccgtcgcgcgcCGAATCGATGCGATCGTCTGTCGCTTCCGATGAC ATAGCTGTGAAGCGACCCAAGTGCTATTACGTGGCGAGGGAGATTCTGACGTCGGAAAGGACTTACTTCAAAGGTCTTTTGCTCGTTGAAAag GCGTTTCACGGAGCGATTAAGACGTATAACTTATCGAATAAAACCCCAATATTGACGGAGCCCATACTGAGAACGATATTCTCTAATGTCGGCGAATTATATGAAATGCACAAAGGCTTGATGATCGACTTGGAAAACCGTCTTAGGATCTG GGACGAGAATCCAAAAATAGGCGACATCCTTCGCGAACGGGCGCCCTATTTTAGAATGTATTCGGCCTACAGCATCGCCTTCGAAGCGGCCCAAACGACGCTCGCTCATTGGCAGAAAAAGAGTCCGGAATTAGCCGACATTGTGAAACGAGTCGAG TCGACTCCACCGTGCAAGTCGATGCCGATTACCAGTTTCATGCTAATGCCTATACAGAGAATTCCGCGATACgaacttcttcttcaaa attaCGTCAAAAATTTGGATCCGGACTCGTCGGATTTGATCGATGCTGAAG AGGCCTTAAAAATTGTGTCTCAAGCTGCCTTGCATATGGATGAGCAATGCAAAAAACTC GACAATTTTCAAAAGGTGATTCAGATTCAGCGGACTCTGGTTGGCAAGGAGACTATCGTAGCTCCAGGCAGG GAGTTTGTGGCAAAAGGGCCCGTCACTTTTATAGATGGAAACCAGAGAATACCTTCGATATTCTTCCTG ttttctGACATACTGGTCGTGGCCCGAAATACAAAGCATGGCCAATATCGAGTACAGTTCAAGATTGAGGTTTCGGAGATGAAG GTTCAAGACCGAAAGACTGAAGTCCTGCCAAACGGTTTCTCTATCACTGAGCTTCTGCTTTACGTCTTCGAAGCAAA GGGAGCCGatgaaaaggaaaagtgGCTGGAG GTTTTTGAAGAGGCGATAAAGAGATCGTTGGAAAAGAGATCGTCGCTTACGACCGCTTCGTTTCCTACGAACACGCTATCGACAttattgagaaaaaagaaactgaaAG CTCAAGCAGAAGCGGAAGCAAAAGCCGCGGACGGTTCTCGTCCGCGTCTTCAATCTGATGAAGTTGACTCAGAGCGTCTGAAATTTATGTACGACTCGGAG GTTGGTCTTCACGCTTTCTGTCAAATGAGCGGCTATTTGAAGCAGAAGTCGAGAGTATATGAACTGTGGAGAAAAAAATGGTTCGAATTGTCGGGACTTCGactcttctccttcaagaGCCACGACGAG AATGAGGAGCCGATCGGGTGTCAGCCGCTTACAGGATGCTcggtttctctttttagtaAG CCTCTTTGCTTTGAGTTGACTACGCCTGGGGGATTGACCTGTATAATGCAAGCCGACAGTGAGcacgatttgaaaaa GTGGATGGAAGTCATTGCTCTGGCCAGCGAGGTGGTAGAAGAGTGA
- the LOC136189657 gene encoding agrin-like, protein MNEMGAPILSTIVAVASIVGFSSIEAETNTRNVRCMTKDCRTKMCSAQLRLQPETIEMHRCLCSFDCSFQPDWQCSTEGHSFLNPCVLQSRSCLLNRNITIAYSTQCRHGHRGSCAGVYCSLGTRCAVVDGTPKCVCSTSCPLRDGPKTCGSDDVLYANECYMKALACRLGRRHLSVVRYGRCRERVQSRPCDRLKCVDVCVENRNGATCLCTATCLPGGRRVCGTNGVTYANECTLKLASCRAGVGRSIEVERMGPCPPKPNVCREANCNFNGGTCVEREGKAHCLCANNCKDVANSLCGANGKTYQSHCQLRFEACQMNVRIAVAHLGQCRDPCQNVRCGLGRKCFNANGKAECQCYNDCEGENKTIVCGSDGNTYTGECTMLYEACTNDTTVTVSYSGECDPCHNVTCPAGKKCSTKTGKPVCVCRPHSECPRRDAGPVCGSDGKTYANECVLKAKACARNETVTISAEGKCPKDPCKVSGLSCQFYEICDMTSGRPRCACPQINCSSLLPDYVCGSDGRTYRSGCSLRRKSCAQRRAIREVKKGRC, encoded by the exons aTGAATGAAATGGGAGCTCCTATTCTGAGCACTATCGTCGCCGTGGCGTCAATCGTCggattttcgtcgatcgaagcaGAGACTAATACGCGAAACG TTCGCTGCATGACAAAAGACTGTCGAACGAAAATGTGCTCCGCCCAGTTGCGCCTGCAACCGGAAACAATAGAAATGCATCGATGCCTCTGCTCATTCGACTGCTCCTTCCAGCCGGACTGGCAATGCAGCACAGAAGGCCATTCATTCCTAAATCCCTGCGTACTCCAAAGCAGGAGCTGCCTGCTCAATCGCAACATAACAATCGCCTACTCGACTCAATGTCGTCACGGACACAGAG GTTCCTGTGCGGGCGTCTACTGTTCGCTGGGCACTCGctgcgccgtcgtcgacggcactcCAAAGTGCGTCTGCTCGACGTCGTGTCCGCTCCGCGACGGGCCCAAGACGtgcggcagcgacgacgtgctCTACGCCAACGAGTGTTATATGAAGGCGTTGGCCTGTCGACTCGGACGACGGCATCTCAGCGTCGTACGATACGGACGATGTCGCGAGAGAGTTCAATCGC gGCCGTGCGATCGATTGAagtgcgtcgacgtttgCGTGGAAAATCGTAACGGTGCGACGTGTTTGTGCACGGCGACGTGCTTGCCCGGCGGTAGGCGCGTCTGCGGAACGAACGGTGTCACGTACGCGAACGAGTGCACGCTCAAGTTGGCCTCTTGCAGGGCGGGCGTGGGTCGTTCGATTGAGGTGGAACGAATGGGACCTTGCCCTCCAAAACCCAATG TTTGTCGTGAGGCTAATTGCAATTTCAACGGGGGAACGTGTGTGGAGAGAGAGGGCAAAGCCCACTGTCTCTGCGCGAACAATTGCAAAGACGTCGCCAATTCGCTGTGCGGTGCAAACGGGAAGACGTACCAGAGTCACTGCCAACTTCGATTCGAAGCTTGTCAGATGAACGTACGAATAGCTGTCGCTCATTTGGGACAGTGTCGAg ATCCGTGTCAAAACGTTCGATGCGGATTGGGACGAAAGTGCTTCAACGCGAACGGCAAAGCCGAGTGTCAATGCTACAACGATTGCGAGGGGGAGAACAAAACGATTGTCTGCGGATCCGACGGCAATACGTACACAGGAGAATGTACGATGCTATACGAAGCATGTACCAACGACACGACAGTGACCGTATCCTATTCAGGAGAATGTG ATCCGTGTCACAATGTGACGTGTCCGGCCGGGAAGAAGTGCTCTACAAAAACGGGCAAACCTGTCTGCGTTTGTCGACCTCACAGCGAGTGCCCTCGCCGTGATGCTGGACCCGTTTGCGGGTCAGACGGAAAGACTTACGCGAACGAGTGCGTGCTCAAGGCAAAGGCTTGCGCGAGAAACGAGACAGTGACAATCAGCGCCGAAGGAAAGTGTCCTAAAG ATCCTTGCAAAGTGTCTGGACTCTCTTGCCAGTTCTATGAAATATGTGATATGACGTCGGGTCGTCCTCGATGCGCGTGTCCTCAAATCAACTGTTCCAGCCTGCTGCCCGATTACGTCTGCGGCTCGGACGGCAGAACGTATCGTAGCGGATGTTCGTTGAGACGAAAGTCGTGCGCGCAAAGACGCGCAATACGTGAAGTGAAGAAAGGCAGATGTTGA
- the LOC136189660 gene encoding tRNA-uridine aminocarboxypropyltransferase 1-like isoform X2 produces MNDDLRDSPFHDFFIDSFAPLKRAARDLCPKCRSSRKFFCYTCLNLVGLAPSTVPHVRLPWKVHIVKHEAERPGKSTAPHALQYRKPITFAGYASLPIGERIYPSDDAVPLAALADSITTYDQVVFIDSTWSQAKSIVKDQRLEGIRRVRLSKAKTNFWRVQSKPNTFLATIEAIYYFFKELHEVKEKGVPYDGRYDNLLYFFAYQYMLIQQKRKATATTADPPTKTCDGAVE; encoded by the exons ATGAATGACGATTTGCGTGATTCTCCTTTCCACGACTTCTTCATCGATTCTTTTGCGCCGTTAAA ACGGGCTGCACGAGACCTTTGTCCAAAATGTCGAAGTTCCCGAAAATTTTTCTGCTACACGTGCCTTAATCTTGTCGGATTGGCTCCGAGCACCGTTCCACACGTCCGATTGCCGTGGAAAGTTCACAT AGTTAAACACGAAGCGGAAAGGCCTGGAAAAAGCACCGCACCTCATGCTT TACAGTACAGAAAACCTATCACATTTGCAGGATATGCCTCCTTGCCTATTGGAGAAAGAA TTTATCCATCAGAC GATGCAGTCCCATTAGCAGCACTAGCGGATTCAATTACCACATACGATCAAGTAGTGTTTATTGATTCTACTTGGTCACAAGCCAAATCTATAGTCAAA GATCAAAGGTTAGAGGGAATTCGACGGGTTCGTCTTAGCAAAGCAAAAACCAATTTTTGGCG GGTCCAATCCAAGCCTAATACTTTTCTAGCTACAATTGAGGCCATCTACTACTTTTTTAAAGAGCTGCACGAAGTGAAGGAGAAGGG CGTTCCATACGACGGAAGATATGACAATCTTCTCTACTTCTTCGCTTACCAGTACATGCTAATccaacaaaaaagaaaagcgacggctACGACGGCAGATCCCCCAACAAAAACCTGCGACGGAGCAGTAGAATAA
- the LOC136189658 gene encoding sideroflexin-1-like: protein MEDAYTQRWHTPRINLDKPRYDQSTFSGRAKHFFQTTDPRNLLASEKQLDAAKELLALYRKGEENEKTTHDEVWRAKTLYDSAFHPETGEKMFILGRMSAQVPCNMTITGSMLTFYRHPAAILFWQWINQSFNAIVNYTNSSGDLGKETKQLSKAYTAATGAAMATALGVSYVAKRAPAVISRMGPFAAVAAANCINIPLMRQKELDEGIIITDADGNELGKSKKAARKAISQVVISRIGMAAPAMMTTPLLMGFCQNLPLFKRFGARIEVPFQIGIVGLCLTFATPLCCAIFPQRSSLAVNKLESELQEKIKSQPNPPDRVYFNKGL from the exons atggAGGACGCGTACACACAACGGTGGCATACGCCGAGGATCAACTTGGACAAGCCGCGCTACGATCAGTCGACGTTCTCGGGTCGGGCCAAGCACTTTTTTCAAACGACCGATCCCCGAAACCTTCTCGCGAGCGAGAAACAGCTCGACGCGGCCAAGGAACTACTCGCTCTATATAG aaaaggagaagaaaacgagaaaacgacgcacGACGAAGTGTGGCGAGCGAAAACGCTCTACGATTCCGCTTTTCATCCGGAAACGGGCGAAAAGATGTTCATACTGGGCCGAATGTCGGCCCAAGTGCCTTGCAATATGACAATAACGGGTTCCATGCTCACATTCTACCG acaTCCAGCTGCGATCCTCTTCTGGCAGTGGATCAATCAGTCCTTTAACGCTATTGTGAATTATACGAACAGCAGTGGAGATCTCGGAAAGGAGACAAA ACAGCTCAGCAAGGCGTACACTGCTGCCACTGGTGCTGCCATGGCGACCGCACTTGGTGTCAGTTACGTTGCCAAG AGAGCTCCAGCTGTCATTAGTCGTATGGGACCCTTTGCTGCCGTGGCGGCGGCAAACTGCATAAATATTCCGTTGATGAGACAAAA AGAGTTGGACGAGggtattattattactgATGCAGACGGAAACGAACTTGGAAAGTCAAAGAAAGCAGCCAGAAAAGCAATCAGCCAGGTTGTCATTTCTAGAATTGGCATGGCGGCACCAGCAATGA TGACAACTCCTTTACTGATGGGGTTTTGCCAAAATCTCCCCCTATTCAAG CGTTTTGGTGCTCGGATTGAAGTTCCTTTTCAAATTGGAATCGTTGGGCTATG tCTCACTTTTGCTACTCCATTGTGCTGTGCCATCTTTCCACAGCGCAG ctCATTGGCAGTAAACAAATTAGAGTCTGAACTTcaggaaaaaatcaaatcgcAACCCAATCCTCCCGATCGCGTTTACTTCAACAAGGGTCTATAG